A region from the Melioribacter roseus P3M-2 genome encodes:
- the lysF gene encoding homoaconitase, with amino-acid sequence MPQTLVEKIAQKHAIGLKPNQEISAGDYITIRPAYVMTHDNTGAVIPKFKSIGATKLANPRQVVITLDHDIQNKDEKNLNKYKRIEEFAKEMGADFYPAGRGIGHQIMVEEGYAFPGSMVVASDSHSNMYGGIGCLGTPIVRTDAASIWATGKTWWQVPQTVKVVLTGSLSEGVTGKDVIIALCGYFNNDEVLNCAVEFSGDGINCLSVDQRLSIANMTTEWGAVAGLFPVDDITLEWIERRIDYIEKRGPEGVPSDADGNGKNPRLNRERLNELKENLNNLKPDTDAFYAKELTIDLSSIEPVVSGPNSVKKYALVSELTKKKVKIDKAYLVSCVNSRLEDIEQAAKIVKGKKIAPHVKFYIAAASSEVQKESEARGYWQDLIEAGAIPLPPGCGPCIGLGAGLLEDGEVGISATNRNFKGRMGSPNAFAYLASPAVVAYSAVSGYINYDISENKNSIAGSIKINSKSETQTRQVDIIEGFPTEIKGEIIFCPQDNLNTDGIYPGKYTYNDDMTPQDQANVVMENYDPEFRNIAQEGDILVGGFNFGTGSSREQAATALKYKGIQLVIAGSFSETYKRNAINNGFLAIECPQLVTDLKKMFGSSKKNTIKTEIVATVDFVNSKLIADDKIYTISPVGIPAQELIVPGGLENWIKKNLGN; translated from the coding sequence ATGCCCCAAACTTTAGTCGAAAAAATCGCACAGAAACATGCAATCGGATTGAAGCCGAATCAGGAAATTAGCGCCGGCGACTACATTACTATACGACCGGCATACGTGATGACTCACGATAATACCGGTGCGGTTATTCCGAAATTCAAATCGATCGGAGCAACAAAACTTGCCAATCCCCGACAGGTAGTAATAACGCTCGACCACGATATTCAAAACAAAGACGAAAAGAATCTGAATAAATACAAACGCATCGAAGAATTTGCCAAGGAAATGGGAGCGGACTTCTATCCCGCAGGGCGAGGCATAGGACATCAGATTATGGTAGAAGAAGGATACGCGTTCCCGGGTTCCATGGTGGTTGCCTCCGACAGTCATTCGAATATGTACGGCGGTATCGGATGTCTCGGCACTCCGATTGTGAGAACCGACGCCGCATCGATCTGGGCAACCGGAAAAACATGGTGGCAGGTTCCACAAACTGTCAAAGTCGTATTAACGGGGAGTTTATCCGAAGGGGTTACAGGTAAAGACGTTATTATCGCTCTCTGCGGTTATTTCAATAACGACGAAGTATTGAATTGCGCGGTTGAATTTTCGGGCGACGGTATAAACTGCCTGTCGGTAGACCAGAGACTTTCGATTGCGAATATGACTACCGAATGGGGCGCTGTCGCAGGACTCTTCCCTGTCGACGATATAACTCTCGAATGGATTGAAAGAAGAATCGATTATATCGAAAAGAGAGGTCCCGAAGGCGTGCCTTCGGATGCCGACGGCAACGGCAAAAATCCCAGATTGAACAGAGAAAGATTGAATGAACTAAAAGAAAACCTGAATAATCTCAAACCGGACACCGACGCATTTTACGCAAAAGAACTTACAATAGACTTATCTTCGATTGAGCCCGTCGTGTCGGGACCGAACAGCGTAAAGAAATACGCCCTCGTATCAGAGCTGACGAAAAAGAAAGTAAAAATTGATAAAGCTTATCTCGTGTCATGCGTCAATTCAAGACTAGAAGACATAGAACAGGCGGCCAAAATAGTAAAAGGGAAAAAGATAGCTCCGCATGTAAAATTTTATATTGCGGCGGCTTCCAGCGAAGTTCAAAAAGAGAGCGAGGCTCGGGGCTACTGGCAAGATTTAATCGAAGCCGGCGCCATTCCGCTTCCTCCTGGTTGCGGTCCCTGCATCGGATTGGGAGCGGGATTGCTTGAAGACGGCGAGGTAGGCATCTCGGCAACCAACAGAAATTTCAAAGGCAGAATGGGTTCGCCAAATGCTTTTGCATATCTGGCTTCGCCCGCCGTAGTTGCCTATTCAGCAGTCAGCGGATATATCAACTACGACATTTCAGAAAACAAAAATTCGATTGCGGGTTCGATAAAAATAAATTCTAAATCCGAAACGCAAACTCGACAGGTCGATATTATTGAAGGGTTTCCCACCGAAATAAAAGGAGAAATTATCTTCTGCCCTCAGGATAACTTAAACACAGACGGTATTTATCCGGGCAAATACACTTACAACGACGATATGACTCCTCAGGATCAGGCTAACGTTGTTATGGAAAATTACGACCCCGAATTCAGAAATATTGCGCAGGAAGGCGATATACTCGTCGGAGGATTTAATTTTGGAACGGGCAGTTCGAGAGAACAGGCGGCTACAGCGCTCAAATACAAAGGCATTCAACTCGTAATAGCAGGCTCTTTCAGCGAGACGTATAAACGCAACGCCATCAACAACGGCTTCCTGGCAATCGAATGTCCTCAACTGGTAACCGATTTGAAAAAAATGTTTGGAAGCAGCAAAAAAAATACAATCAAAACAGAAATTGTCGCCACAGTCGATTTTGTAAATTCCAAATTAATTGCCGACGATAAAATCTATACTATTTCTCCGGTCGG
- a CDS encoding HD domain-containing protein: MSKDEIILLWPEVNLINDPSLKEKVIECWKYAVENSELTARDLYEIPFSLLIKDCNISFINHKRTCVQLAVDIAKRMQKNFGNEVNIDMDILIAGAILIDVGKLFEYTKKDGKLGTSKAGSLLRHPFSGVAIADRFGLPPEVLHIIAYHSKEGDLGKRSVEAIIVHHADFVSFEPFKN; encoded by the coding sequence ATGAGCAAAGACGAAATAATTCTTTTATGGCCCGAAGTAAACTTAATTAACGATCCTTCGCTCAAAGAGAAAGTGATCGAATGCTGGAAATATGCTGTGGAAAATTCAGAGTTAACAGCGCGGGATTTATACGAAATTCCGTTTTCGCTTTTAATAAAAGACTGCAATATTTCCTTCATTAATCACAAAAGAACGTGCGTGCAGCTTGCCGTCGACATTGCCAAAAGAATGCAAAAGAATTTCGGAAATGAGGTCAATATCGACATGGACATCTTGATTGCCGGAGCAATTTTAATCGACGTAGGGAAATTATTCGAATATACGAAAAAGGACGGCAAACTCGGAACGAGCAAAGCCGGAAGTCTGCTGCGCCATCCTTTCAGCGGCGTTGCGATTGCCGACAGGTTCGGACTGCCTCCTGAAGTTCTCCACATAATAGCTTATCATTCCAAAGAAGGCGATCTGGGAAAAAGATCCGTAGAAGCGATAATTGTGCATCATGCCGATTTCGTATCTTTCGAGCCGTTTAAGAATTGA